A genomic stretch from Telopea speciosissima isolate NSW1024214 ecotype Mountain lineage chromosome 7, Tspe_v1, whole genome shotgun sequence includes:
- the LOC122668478 gene encoding uncharacterized protein LOC122668478 has translation MDSNVRDESHRYEAEVKGNGLHLWPVPAGASGEGLPYAPIDWPNPGDNWTWKVGKRKTGAGFWCDRYLYTPTSFQKTMLKKQRFASMLSVEQYIRKEFPDKDLNAFFSTFSWRIPAEPTKDEPIALGVLYPEEDMPENSNSRPRSMDCKARNRMCNLQLPAGNYSLPAMDCNICCSEPGFCRDCCCILCCKTIDWTYGGYSFIRCEVKVDENYICGHVAHMDCALRSYMAGTVGGNIGLDVEYYCRRCDKRTDLIPHVRRLLQTCESLDAREEIEKILSMGLCILLGSQRTSAKKLLNHMELAMTKLKQGRRVNNITQTKK, from the exons ATGGATTCTAATGTTCGGGATGAAAGTCATCGTTATGAGGCTGAGGTAAAGGGAAATGGTCTACACCTCTGGCCGGTTCCCGCTGGTGCATCAGGTGAAGGTTTGCCATATGCTCCAATAGATTGGCCTAACCCAGGTGATAACTGGACTTGGAAGGTTGGAAAGAGGAAAACAGGTGCTGGGTTCTGGTGTGATAGGTACTTGTATACTCCAACCAGTTTTCAGAAGACCATGCTCAAGAAACAGAGATTTGCCAGCATGCTATCAGTTGAACAATATATCCGGAAGGAATTCCCTGATAAGGATCTTAATGCCTTCTTTTCTACTTTTAGTTGGAGGATCCCTGCAGAACCGACAAAAG ACGAACCAATTGCATTGGGTGTTTTGTATCCTGAGGAAGACATGCCTGAAAACTCCAATTCAAGGCCTAGGAGTATGGATTGTAAGGCTAGAAATAGGATGTGCAATCTCCAACTACCAGCAGGGAACTATTCTCTACCTGCCATGGATTGTAATATATGTTGCAGTGAACCTGGTTTTTGTCGTGACTGTTGTTGTATACTTTGCTGTAAGACTATTGATTGGACATATGGAGGTTATAGTTTTATTCGATGTGAAGTAAAGGTGGATGAGAACTATATTTGTGGGCATGTTGCACACATGGACTGTGCTCTTCGTTCCTACATGGCAGGGACTGTTGGAGGAAACATTGGATTAGATGTTGAGTATTACTGCCGACGTTGCGATAAGAGGACGGATCTTATTCCACATGTTAGAAGGCTTCTACAGACCTGTGAATCTCTTGATGCTCGGGAGGAGATCGAAAAGATTTTGAGCATGGGTTTGTGCATTTTACTTGGTTCACAAAGAACAAGCGCAAAGAAGTTGCTGAATCATATGGAGTTGGCTATGACAAAG